A genomic window from Mesorhizobium sp. 131-2-1 includes:
- a CDS encoding Lrp/AsnC family transcriptional regulator — MDDLDKRILAALQVNNRMSFTEMADLVGSSAASCMRRVNKLRSDGIVVADISLIDPRALGKSLTVVVTVELDRERLDLVDEFKRAMRSAKEVTQCYMVTGGADFVLIVMVQDVDAFDIFVKTKLYTNPNVRKLRSMITLDRVKFEPRVLL, encoded by the coding sequence ATGGATGATTTAGACAAACGCATCCTCGCAGCGCTTCAGGTCAACAACAGGATGTCGTTCACTGAAATGGCAGACCTGGTCGGCTCATCCGCGGCCTCATGCATGCGACGGGTCAACAAGCTTCGGTCGGACGGCATTGTCGTCGCAGATATTTCCTTGATCGACCCTCGAGCGCTCGGGAAATCGTTGACTGTAGTAGTGACAGTGGAACTTGACCGGGAGCGGCTCGATCTCGTCGACGAGTTCAAACGCGCTATGAGGTCTGCGAAGGAAGTCACCCAGTGCTATATGGTGACCGGGGGCGCAGACTTCGTGCTGATCGTCATGGTCCAGGATGTTGATGCGTTCGACATCTTCGTCAAAACGAAATTGTATACCAACCCCAACGTCCGAAAACTCCGCAGTATGATAACCTTGGACCGTGTGAAGTTCGAGCCGCGCGTCCTGCTGTAG
- a CDS encoding IS110 family transposase, translated as MEEYIGLDVSMKETAVSIRREGERIWRGKCASDPNIIAELVRKRAPAVKRVVFETGPLSVWFYHALRAKGLPAICIDARHAKAALDMAANKTDANDADGLARLAEAGFFREVRVKGFDSMLTRTLVAARTRLVRITVELSNQIRGIMKTFGLLVPAGKGTTFEKNVRSLLIDQSELAPVVLPMLEAWRGIRIRAAELGRQLVADARQSQACRILMSIPGIGAITATSFATAIEDPGNFKKSRSVAAWIGLTTRRYQSGEVDYDGHISRRGDRHLRGLLYEAAAVILTRSSIDSSLRTWGLKLRERVGFKRAAVAVARKLAVIMHSMLKTGEFFDRNAGATAMKSCE; from the coding sequence ATGGAAGAATATATCGGTCTCGACGTGTCGATGAAAGAGACGGCAGTTTCGATCCGCCGTGAAGGCGAACGGATCTGGCGCGGGAAGTGCGCATCTGATCCCAACATCATTGCCGAGCTTGTCCGCAAGCGGGCGCCAGCTGTAAAGCGAGTGGTGTTCGAAACGGGGCCTCTCTCCGTATGGTTCTATCATGCGCTACGCGCCAAGGGATTGCCGGCAATCTGCATCGATGCGCGCCATGCCAAAGCCGCTCTCGATATGGCGGCGAACAAGACGGATGCGAATGACGCCGATGGTTTGGCGCGTCTTGCTGAAGCAGGGTTCTTTCGCGAGGTGCGCGTGAAAGGCTTCGACAGTATGTTGACCCGCACGCTCGTGGCGGCTCGCACCCGGCTGGTCCGTATCACCGTCGAGCTTTCCAACCAGATCCGAGGGATCATGAAAACGTTCGGCTTGCTCGTTCCCGCCGGTAAGGGAACTACATTCGAAAAGAATGTCCGGAGCCTTCTTATCGATCAGAGCGAGCTTGCTCCTGTCGTGCTACCGATGTTGGAAGCCTGGCGCGGCATTCGCATCCGTGCCGCCGAGCTTGGGCGCCAGCTTGTCGCAGACGCACGTCAAAGCCAAGCATGCCGCATACTCATGTCGATCCCCGGCATCGGCGCCATTACCGCAACCTCTTTCGCCACTGCCATTGAAGATCCGGGCAACTTCAAGAAGTCCCGCTCTGTTGCCGCTTGGATCGGCCTGACAACGCGCCGCTACCAATCGGGAGAAGTCGATTATGACGGCCATATATCCCGACGCGGCGATCGACATTTGCGGGGACTTCTCTATGAGGCTGCGGCGGTCATCCTGACACGCAGCTCGATCGACAGCAGCCTGCGCACGTGGGGCCTCAAGCTCCGGGAGAGGGTTGGCTTCAAACGAGCTGCCGTGGCTGTGGCGCGCAAACTGGCGGTGATAATGCATTCGATGCTCAAAACCGGTGAGTTCTTTGATCGAAATGCAGGCGCCACAGCAATGAAATCTTGCGAATAG
- a CDS encoding M20 aminoacylase family protein, whose translation MQNFAAYRDVAAEAIEWRRHLHRIPEVGFELHGTATFVHNKLISFGIDEIATGIANTGIVGVIRGRHGEGPIIGLRADMDALPIVEASGKPWASTELGKMHACGHDGHTAMLLAAAKHLARTRDFKGSVALVFQPAEEVEWPSGGFKMVQEGIMDRFGISKIFGMHNWPGMDIGKFGICAGGIMAAQDDFDVVVKGRGGHAAAPHRAVDPVVIAAQIILGFQSLVTRHVDPLESIVISVTKLSASQAYNVIPDHVTLSGTVRTLSPHLRNFAETEMARSATGIAEAFGAQIDFHYLRSVPVTLNSPAETAVAAKVARGIVGDAQVDDQMRPIMGAEDFAYLLEARPGAFVFLGNGNTAEVHHPAYDFNDASLIYGMAYWVGLAETVLGNRNS comes from the coding sequence ATGCAGAACTTTGCTGCCTACCGGGATGTTGCGGCCGAAGCGATCGAATGGCGCAGGCACTTGCACCGCATTCCCGAGGTAGGGTTCGAGCTGCATGGTACCGCTACGTTTGTTCATAACAAGCTCATCTCGTTCGGGATCGACGAGATAGCGACAGGCATTGCGAATACGGGTATCGTCGGAGTAATCCGCGGTCGTCATGGCGAAGGTCCGATCATTGGACTAAGGGCGGACATGGATGCGCTTCCGATCGTCGAGGCGTCGGGTAAGCCCTGGGCATCTACGGAGCTTGGCAAGATGCATGCGTGCGGCCACGACGGTCATACGGCAATGTTACTTGCGGCCGCTAAGCACTTGGCCCGGACCCGGGATTTCAAGGGATCGGTTGCGCTCGTGTTCCAGCCTGCGGAAGAAGTCGAATGGCCTTCGGGAGGGTTCAAAATGGTGCAGGAAGGCATCATGGACCGCTTCGGCATCTCCAAGATTTTCGGCATGCATAACTGGCCGGGCATGGACATCGGCAAATTCGGCATTTGCGCTGGGGGAATCATGGCAGCCCAGGACGACTTCGACGTGGTCGTAAAGGGTCGAGGAGGACATGCAGCAGCCCCGCATCGTGCGGTCGACCCGGTCGTCATCGCCGCTCAGATCATCCTTGGCTTCCAATCCTTGGTAACACGACATGTCGACCCCCTCGAATCCATCGTCATATCCGTCACCAAGCTGAGCGCATCGCAGGCTTACAACGTTATCCCGGACCATGTGACCTTATCGGGCACAGTGCGGACGCTTTCGCCCCACCTGCGGAACTTTGCCGAAACGGAGATGGCGAGGTCGGCAACCGGAATTGCGGAGGCGTTCGGGGCGCAAATCGACTTCCACTACCTCCGTTCCGTACCGGTGACTCTCAACTCGCCCGCGGAAACAGCGGTCGCCGCCAAAGTCGCACGGGGCATCGTGGGAGATGCCCAAGTTGATGATCAGATGAGGCCTATCATGGGCGCGGAGGACTTTGCATATTTGCTCGAAGCGCGCCCGGGCGCGTTCGTTTTCCTCGGCAATGGGAACACTGCGGAAGTCCATCATCCGGCATACGACTTCAATGACGCCTCCTTGATTTATGGGATGGCCTACTGGGTGGGGCTTGCTGAGACCGTACTCGGCAACAGAAATTCCTGA